In Bacillus sp. NP247, one DNA window encodes the following:
- a CDS encoding metal-sensing transcriptional repressor translates to MDHKEHESVTHRSEKEKEQIINRLKRIEGQVRGIQNMIENDRYCVDILVQISAINAAMKKVGMGVLKNHTSHCVSGAIKDGNGDEAIEELMTVFERFSKA, encoded by the coding sequence ATGGATCATAAAGAGCATGAATCAGTAACACATAGATCAGAAAAAGAAAAAGAACAAATTATAAATAGATTAAAGAGGATTGAAGGCCAAGTCCGTGGTATTCAAAACATGATTGAAAATGATCGTTATTGCGTTGATATTTTAGTTCAAATTTCTGCGATTAATGCAGCGATGAAAAAAGTAGGAATGGGTGTCTTAAAAAACCATACAAGTCATTGTGTTTCAGGAGCTATTAAAGATGGTAATGGTGACGAAGCAATTGAAGAATTAATGACAGTATTTGAACGTTTTTCAAAAGCGTAA
- a CDS encoding ferredoxin — MLHYTVVNKKNCESCGLCTSIAPDIYQLDGRGKAFSALDNNQGIMGIPKTFLKAMLAASASCPTGSIQVRKEPFINKVKIQ, encoded by the coding sequence TTGTTACATTATACGGTCGTAAATAAAAAGAATTGTGAGTCATGTGGATTATGTACTTCTATAGCACCTGATATATATCAATTAGATGGAAGAGGGAAAGCATTTAGTGCATTAGATAACAACCAAGGAATAATGGGAATCCCAAAAACTTTCTTGAAAGCAATGTTGGCGGCAAGTGCCAGCTGTCCAACAGGTTCGATTCAGGTAAGAAAAGAGCCATTTATAAATAAAGTAAAAATTCAATAG
- a CDS encoding cation diffusion facilitator family transporter — MGHHHGHQHHGHSHGHHHFEESREGNKKGLITALVITAIIMFLEFFGGLVTNSLALLSDSGHMLSDTSSLLLSLIAIGLAARTVTSTKTYGYYRFEILAALINGITLFVVAGLIVWEAIGRFFEPPTVASGPMMLIASIGLLANLISAWALMRQGDVKNNVNLRSAYLHVLGDALGSVGALVAGALMFLFSWYIADPIISVIVALLILKSAWGVTKHSIHILMEGTPVSIEIEQVKQAIKEVDGVRDIHDLHIWTITSGLDALSVHVMIDKNQDDQEVLQNIINMLKHDFHIEHSTIQIETLKIKHSEMVV, encoded by the coding sequence ATGGGACATCATCACGGTCACCAACATCATGGGCATTCCCACGGACATCATCATTTTGAAGAGAGCAGAGAAGGGAATAAGAAAGGTTTAATTACGGCATTAGTAATTACGGCAATTATTATGTTTCTTGAATTTTTTGGAGGACTAGTTACAAACAGTTTAGCCTTATTATCTGATTCAGGACATATGTTAAGTGATACAAGTTCGTTATTATTAAGTTTAATTGCAATAGGACTTGCAGCTAGAACAGTTACTTCTACAAAAACATATGGATATTATCGTTTTGAAATATTAGCAGCATTAATTAATGGAATTACGTTATTTGTTGTGGCGGGACTTATCGTGTGGGAAGCAATCGGAAGGTTTTTTGAACCACCAACTGTAGCGAGTGGTCCAATGATGTTAATTGCGTCAATAGGTTTACTAGCAAATTTAATTAGTGCATGGGCGCTTATGAGACAAGGTGATGTGAAAAATAACGTGAATTTACGTAGCGCATATTTACATGTTCTTGGGGACGCTTTAGGATCAGTTGGTGCGTTAGTAGCTGGTGCACTTATGTTTTTATTTTCATGGTATATTGCAGATCCAATTATCTCAGTAATTGTAGCGCTATTAATTTTAAAGAGTGCATGGGGAGTAACAAAACATTCCATTCATATACTTATGGAGGGTACACCTGTTTCAATTGAGATAGAACAAGTTAAGCAAGCTATTAAAGAAGTAGATGGTGTACGTGATATACACGATCTTCACATTTGGACAATTACATCAGGATTAGATGCATTAAGTGTTCATGTTATGATTGATAAAAATCAAGATGATCAAGAAGTGCTTCAAAATATTATTAATATGTTAAAACATGATTTCCATATTGAACATAGTACAATTCAAATTGAAACACTTAAGATTAAGCATAGTGAAATGGTCGTTTAA